The Bacillus sp. BGMRC 2118 DNA segment AATTACATGGATTTAATAATTTAACAAAATCTTTAAGCTTTTGTATGTATGACATCTGCTATACTCAAACAGATAAGGAACGAGAAGCTTATCTTCAATATATTGATGACCAATATAATGCAGATAAGCTAACAAATATTTTATCTAATGTAACAGAGATTATTGGAGCAAATATTTTAAACATTGCCAAGCAGGATTACGTTCCACAAGGAGCAAGTGTAACAATATTAGTATCTGAAGGTCCTGTTGATGAATCGCCAGATGAGGCATTTGAAGAATCACCTGGACCAATACCTGGATCTGTTGTTGCTCAATTAGATAAGAGCCATATTACGGTTCATACGTATCCAGAATCTCACCCGGATGAAGGAATCAGTACGTTTAGAGCAGATATAGACGTATCAACCTGTGGAGAAATATCCCCACTAAAAGCTTTAAACTATTTAATTCATTCATTTGAGACAGATGTTATGACGATTGATTATCGAGTCAGAGGATTTACAAGGGATGTAACAGGACATAAGCTTTTTATCGATCATGACATTAACTCCATTCAAAATTATATTCCAGATGAAGCGCAAAGCTTTTATGAAATGATTGATGTGAATGTGTACCAAGAAAATATTTTCCATACGAAATGTAAACTGAAGAAGTTTGATTTAGATAACTATTTGTTTGGATACTCCAAGGAAAAGCTTACGAAAGAAGAGCAAGAAGTCATCACGAAAAAACTTAAGCTTGAAATGGATGAAATTTTCTACGGAAAGAATATGACAAACGGCTGGTAATAACAATTCGCCCATCAGTATTGGGGCGAATTTTTTAGGTTTTATATTTCTAGAAAAGTTGTAATAAATTTTGCGACAGGTTGTAATAGTCGTAAACATTTCTTAACTCCTTTGAAAGTTAATGGATGATTATGTAAGGGTATTATCTAACTAATAACTCTTAAAGGAGAGGATAAAATTGACTATTCTTATCATATTATCTATTTTTGTTATAGCTCTTATTTCTTGGAGATTATGGGGGAAATATACTTGGAAAACGGTGAAGGTTGCTGCTGATCAGCAATCTGA contains these protein-coding regions:
- the speD gene encoding adenosylmethionine decarboxylase, which gives rise to MKLDPKQVIELHGFNNLTKSLSFCMYDICYTQTDKEREAYLQYIDDQYNADKLTNILSNVTEIIGANILNIAKQDYVPQGASVTILVSEGPVDESPDEAFEESPGPIPGSVVAQLDKSHITVHTYPESHPDEGISTFRADIDVSTCGEISPLKALNYLIHSFETDVMTIDYRVRGFTRDVTGHKLFIDHDINSIQNYIPDEAQSFYEMIDVNVYQENIFHTKCKLKKFDLDNYLFGYSKEKLTKEEQEVITKKLKLEMDEIFYGKNMTNGW